From Polaribacter butkevichii, a single genomic window includes:
- a CDS encoding bifunctional UDP-3-O-[3-hydroxymyristoyl] N-acetylglucosamine deacetylase/3-hydroxyacyl-ACP dehydratase, with protein MSKKQKTIQREVSLSGVGIHTGNTVNMTIKPAPINHGFAFSRVDLEGSPIIAAKAEYVVNTQRGTNLEKNGVQIQTSEHVLAAAVGLDIDNLLIELDSSEPPIMDGSSKYFVEALEKAGIEEQDADIEEYVVKEIISFKDEVSGSEIILMPSDEYQVTAMVDFGTKILGTQNANLEKISDFKEEIAAARTFSFLHEIEMLLEHDLIKGGDLNNAIVYVDKELSAETMEKLKKAFKKEDIAIKPNGILDNLTLHWANEAARHKLLDVIGDLALVGIRIKGKVIANKPGHLINTQFAKKLAKIIKLEKRNNVPSYDLNLPPLLDIHQIMDILPHRPPFLLIDRIIELSDKHVVGMKNVTMNENFFVGHFPGSPVMPGVLQVEAMAQCGGVLVLNTVPDPENYLTYFMKMDNVKFKQKVLPGDTIIFKCELITPIRRGICHMQAYAYANGKLVAEAELMAQIARKK; from the coding sequence ATGAGTAAGAAACAAAAAACGATTCAAAGAGAAGTAAGTTTATCTGGTGTTGGTATACACACTGGTAATACAGTAAACATGACCATAAAACCTGCACCTATAAATCATGGCTTTGCTTTTAGTAGAGTAGATTTAGAAGGATCGCCAATTATTGCGGCAAAGGCAGAATATGTAGTCAACACACAAAGAGGAACAAATCTAGAAAAAAATGGTGTTCAAATTCAGACTTCAGAGCATGTTTTGGCAGCTGCTGTAGGTTTAGATATAGATAACCTTTTAATAGAACTAGATTCTTCTGAACCTCCAATTATGGATGGTTCTTCTAAATACTTTGTAGAAGCTTTAGAAAAAGCCGGAATCGAAGAACAAGATGCTGATATTGAGGAGTATGTAGTGAAAGAAATTATATCTTTTAAAGATGAAGTTTCTGGTAGTGAAATTATTTTAATGCCATCTGATGAATACCAAGTTACGGCTATGGTAGATTTTGGTACCAAAATATTAGGAACTCAAAATGCAAATTTAGAGAAGATTTCTGATTTTAAAGAAGAAATTGCTGCAGCAAGAACGTTTAGTTTTTTACACGAAATTGAAATGCTTTTAGAGCACGACCTTATTAAAGGAGGTGATTTAAATAATGCTATTGTTTATGTAGACAAAGAACTGTCTGCCGAAACCATGGAAAAATTAAAAAAAGCATTTAAAAAAGAAGATATTGCTATTAAACCAAATGGTATTTTAGACAACCTAACTTTACATTGGGCAAATGAAGCTGCAAGACATAAGTTATTAGATGTTATTGGAGACTTAGCTTTAGTTGGTATTCGTATTAAAGGAAAAGTAATTGCCAATAAACCAGGACACTTAATTAATACTCAATTTGCTAAAAAATTAGCAAAAATTATTAAATTAGAAAAAAGAAACAATGTCCCTTCGTATGATTTGAATTTACCTCCTTTATTGGACATTCATCAAATTATGGACATTCTTCCTCACAGACCACCGTTCTTATTAATTGATAGAATTATAGAACTTTCTGATAAACATGTTGTTGGAATGAAGAATGTAACCATGAACGAAAACTTTTTTGTAGGTCATTTTCCAGGTTCACCAGTAATGCCAGGAGTTTTACAGGTAGAAGCCATGGCACAGTGTGGTGGAGTTTTAGTGTTAAATACAGTTCCAGATCCAGAAAATTACTTAACGTACTTTATGAAGATGGATAATGTAAAATTTAAACAAAAAGTTTTAC